The nucleotide sequence GGACCGGTCGTCGGCATCGTCGTGCACCTGCTCGCGCTACGCAGGGCGTCACGAGGCTGACCGTGTAATTTGTTCGGCATCACCATCCCAGAGAGCCCCTATCGCGACGTGTGGATCGTCGTGCCGGCGTACACCGAGGCGACCGTGATCGCCGACGTGGTCGCCGACATCCGCGCGGTGTTCCCCAACGTCGTGTGCGTCGACGACGGCAGCCCCGACGACACCGGCGACCGGGCACTCGCCGCCGGCGCGCACGTCGTGCGGCACCCGGTGAACCTCGGCCAGGGCGCGGCGATCCAGACCGGCGTCGAGTACGCGCGCAGCAGGCCGGGGGCGGCGGTGTTCGCGACGTTCGACGCCGACGGTCAGCACCGCGTCAAGGACGTCGTCCGGATGATCGACCGGCTGACCACCGAGGACCTCGACATCGTCGTCGGCACGCGGTTCGGCGGGCAGGTGTCCCAGCGGATGCCACCGCTGCGGCGGCTGTTGTTCCCGCTCATCGCGAAGCTCAGCCCGGCCAGCCGCCGGTTGCGACTCACCGACGCGCACAACGGGTTGCGGGTGTTCAACCGCACCGTCGCCGACGGGCTGAACCTCACGATGAACGGCATGAGCCACGCCAGCGAGTTCATCGCGGTGATCGTCGAGAACGGCTGGCGCGTCGCCGAGGAGCCGGTGGAGATCCTCTACACCGACTACTCGATGTCGAAGGGTCAGCCGCTCGTCAACGGCGTCAACATCGTCTTCGACGGACTCATGCGCAGGAGGATGCGGCGGTGAACTGGATCCAGGTACTGCTGATCGTCGCCATCGTCACGCTGCTGATGTACCTGCTGCGGTCGCGGCGCAGCGCGCAGGCACGGGCGTGGGTCAAGGTCGGCTACGTCCTGTTCGTCATCGCCGCGGTGTACGCGATCGTGCGGCCCGACGACACGACGGTCCTCGCCAATTGGCTCGGCGTCGACCGTGGTTCGGACCTGCTGGGCTACGCCCTGATCATCGCGTTCCTGTTCACCACCATCAGCACCTACATGCGGTTCAAGGACCTGGAACTCAAGTACGCCCAACTGGCGCGCGCCGTCGCGCTGGAGAGCGCGCGCACCCCCGAGGACTAGGCGTACCGCAACTAGGCCGTCCGGAAGAAGTCGACCGTGCGGGCGACGCCCTCGGCCAGCTCCACCTTCGGCGTCCAGCCGAGCACGTCGCGGGCGCGGGAGATGTCGAGCTGCGAACGCTTGAGGTCGCCGAGGCGCGGCGGGTGCATCTCGGGTTCGTCGGGCGTGCCCGCGGCCGCGGCGATGGCGGTGTGCATCTCGCGCGTCGAGGTCTCCACGCCGGTGCCGACGTTGAAGCGCTGCCCACTGCCGGCCTCGCCGCCGGCACGGACGAAGGCGTCGACGACGTCGTCGACGAAGACGTAGTCGCGGGTGTCGGTGCCGTCGCCGAAGATCTTGGTCGGCCTGCCGGCCAGCAGCGCCTGGGCGAAGATCGCGACGACGCCGGCCTCGCCGTGCGGGTCCTGCCGCGGGCCGTACACGTTGGCCGGGGCGATGTGGCTGCAGTCGAGACCGTAGAGGTTGCGGAACATCTCGAGGTACACCTCGCCGCAGACCTTGCTGGCGGCGTACGGCGAGGACGGGTCGACGGGCATTTCCTCCGACGTCGGGTAGCCGGGCGGGTTCTTGCCGTAGATGGAGCCGCCGGAGGAGGTGTGCACCACCTTGCGCACGCCGGCCTTGCGGGCGGCTTCGGCGAGGCGCACGGTGCCGACGACGTTGACCGACGAGTCGAACGCCGGGTCGTCGACGGAGAGCTTGACCGAGATCTGCGCGGCGAGGTGGAACACCACCTCGGGGCGCACGTCGGCGAGCAGCGCCACGAGGTCGGCGTCGACGATGTCGGCCTTGGCGAACTCGAAGGCGTCACTCTGCTCGGCCGAGGTGATGTTGGTGCTGCGTCCCGAGCTGAGGTCGTCGACCCCGACGACGCTGTGCCCGTCGGCCAGGAGCCGATCTACCAGCGTCGATCCGATGAAACCCGCTGCTCCTGTCACGAGTGTGCGCATTGGGTCACCATACCGAGGGCTGCTGGCCGTTACGTACAGTCGGCGAACGTGACCTGGGTCCGCAACGCCGCCGTCGCGCTGATCGCGCTGCAGCTGGTGGTGCGGGCCGTCATCGCGTTCCACGGCTACTTCTACTGGGACGACCTCATCCTCACCGGTCGGGCCGGGACGCAGGGCCTGCTCTCGCCGTCCTACCTGTTCGACGATCACGACGGCCACGTCATGCCCGCGGCGTTCCTGGTGGCGGGCGGCATCACGCGGTTGGCGCCGCTGAACTGGCTGGGCCCGGCGGTGAGCCTGGTGCTGCTGCAGCTGGTGGCGTCGCTGGCGTTGCTGCGTGCGCTGCGGGTGCTTCTCGGCTGGCGGCCGGTGCTGCTGGTGCCGCTGACCTTCGCGCTGTTCACCCCGCTCGGCCTGCCGGCGTTCGCGTGGTGGGCGGCGGCGCTCAATGCGCTGCCGATGACGGCGGCGCTCGCGTGGGTGTGCGCCGATGTGATCCTGTTGTCGCGCACCGGCAATCAGCGCTACGCGGTGACCGGCGTGCTGGCGTACGTCGGCGGTCTGCTGTTCTTCGAGAAGGCCGCCGTCATCCCGTTCGCGGCGTTCGCGATCGCGGCGCTCCTCGCCTACGTCGGCGGGGACCGTGCGGCGCTGGTGACGACGTGGCGGCGGGGGCAGCGGCTCTGGCTGGGCTGCCTCGCGGTGACCGTCGGGTGGGTGGGCGTCTACCTGTTGGTGGTCGACCAGCAGCGGTGGAGCTTCGACCCGGGGATGACGTGGGACCTGCTGGTGCGCTCGGTGACGCACGGCATCGTTCCGGGCCTGGCGGGCGGGCCGTGGGAGTGGCAGCGGTGGGCGCCGGCCTCGCCGTGGGCGACGCCGCCGGTGACGGTGATGGTGCTGGGTTGGTTGGCGCTGGCCGCGGTGGTGGCGGTCAGCGTGGCGCGCAAGCGGCGGATCGGCGCGGTCTGGGCCGTCGCCGTCGGCTACGTCGCCGCGTGCCAGGTGCCGATCTACCTGATGCGGTCGTCGCAGTTCACCGCCCTGGAACTCGCGCAGGCGCTGCGCTACCTACCCGACCTGGTGGTGGTGCTGGCGCTGCTGGCCGCCGTGGGTCTGTGCGCACCGAACCGGGAGTCGGCATGGCTGGACCGGTCGCGGGCGCGGGCCGCCGTGGTCGGGGGCGGGGCGACGCTGTTCGTGGCGAGCAGTCTCTACTCGACGGCCACGTTCGACGCGATCTGGCAGGACAACCCGACCGAGGCGTACCTGCGGACCGGTGAGGCGTCGCTGGCGCGGGCCGCTGCGCAGTCGGACGCGCCGATGCTCGACCAGGAGGTCGACCCGCTGATCCTGCAGCGGATTCAATGGCCGGAGAACCTGGCCAGTCACGTGTTCGCGCTGACGCGCGGGCGGCCGGAGTTCGCGTCGAGCACATCCGATCTGCGGATGCTGGACATGTCGGGGCGACTGCTCGATGCGAAGGTGACGTGGGTGCGGTCGATGCGGCAGGGGCCGCTGCCGAACTGCGGCTACCTCGTGCAGCCCGACGCGCCGGTGCGCATCCCGCTCGACGGGCCGCTGCTGCCCGCGGACTGGACCGCCGAGGTGAACTATCTGGCGAACAGCGACGGGTCGATCATGGTGGGCCTGTCGGAGGGCGACGAGGTGAAGGTGCCGGTGCGGCCCGGGCTCAACCGGGTGTTCGTGCGGCTGCCCGGGGCGGGGGACGCGCTCACCGTGCGGGCGAACACGTCGGCGCTGTCGGTGTGCGTGGCGTCGGGACCCGTCGGATTCGTGGCCCCGAGGTAGTACTGCGTCGGGGATAATCGACGTGCAACGGTGACGAGGCCGTGCGTGGAAACGTGTGGGGGTTTCGGTGGGCGCGCTCGACGGGTTCTACTCGACGTGGTCGCAGGCTCGGCAGACGTACGGCGAGGGACCGCCGGCGAGCGGTGAGCGCTTCGATGCCAGCAGCACCCTGAACCAGCTGAAGTCCGACATGGACGCGGCCAAGCCCGAGGGTCGGTGGTCGGGCAAGGCCTCCGAGGCGTACGGCACCGCCAACGCGCAGCACCAGCAAGTCATCGGCAGGATCGGCGAGCTGGACCAGAAGCTCGCCGCGCAGGTGAACAACGCCGCGGCGCTGGTGAGCAACGGCCGCACCCAGCTCGACGAGTTGAGGACCTGGGTGACCAGCGCCGCTGCCAGCACCACCAACGACCAGGCCGGCCGCACCGTCCAGATGCAGATCGCCAAGCAGGGCCTCGCCCGGCTCACCGAGATCATGACCGGCACGCACGGCGAGATGCAGACGGTGAAGGGGAACATCACCACCATCCAGGCCGGCTACGACGAGCTGAAGCAGGACATGCGGTTCGCCAAGGAGGACAAGGGCGACGCGGACCCGTTGAAGGAGGACGAGGAGAAGCCCCCGGAAATGCATGCCCTCCCTCCGGAGGAGCAGGCCCGTCGCGACGTCGAGGATGCCCTCGCGGGCGACCAGGGCGCGGCCGGTCGCGTCGAGGAAACGCTCTCGTCGATCAAGCCCGGCCAGGATCTATCGCCCCAGCAGGATGCCTACCTGTCCCAGATGCAGTCACAGCAGAAGGGCATGAGCGTCGACGAGTTGACCACCGCGGAGCAGCGTCTCGGTGACCACAAGAACGTGATCGCCGATTCCTGGCAGCTGATGAGCAATGACGACGTGAAGTTCTCCGGGTCGGACGGCAAGCCCGGGTCGGCGGCGATGCTGCCGGACAGTGTGCAGAAGGCATTGAACGATGCAGGCTCGACCGTGCCGATCTCGCAGCAGTTCGAGAAGCTGAAGTACGGCGATGACCTGCAGGCGATCTCCCAAATCGTTCAGGACGGAAATCCCGAGTTGCAGACGGGCACCGAACTCGATCGCAAATTGATCGTGGCGTCCGACGCCGTCATGGACACCCAGGACAATGCTCGGCCGGCGATGGGCATGCAGGAGACAGCCCAGAGTCTCTTCCAAGCCGTTGACGACGACCACCAGATCATCAACGACCACCTGATGGGCCGAAACGGCGTGGACGTCAACGACTTCCTTCATGACGTCAACACGACCGAATGGACTGACGACGGCAGGTCCGCCGGACATCTCTTCAGCTGGACGAACGAGGAGAGTTCGGGACCGGAGGCTTGGATTGCGTCGGAGACAGCAGAGAAATACGCAAACTACATTGGGTCACACAAGGATGACTTGATGGGTATGAACGGACAGACGCTTGGCGAAGTGAATCCGGAACTGGTTCGCGGATACGCCCACGGGCTGACGCCGTATATTCCTGACATGGCTGGCTTGTCGACCGCCAATACAACCGACGCGTTCGACAATCTTGATGTCGACAACCCCATCGACCAACCACTCACCAAGGGTGTTTTCTCCGTTCTTAGTACCGACGGCGACTCATTCAACGAGTTTCACAGCGCGGCGGACGCTCAGGTGATTGCTGCCAGTCATGCATGGGCCGAAGACGTAAAGAATGGGATTCCCGTCGATAACAACGACGCGAGGATGCTTGATGCGCAAACTCTTCGAGGTCTGACAGCGGTCGGAACTCACGAGGCAGCGGAAGCTCTTGGCAGGAACGCAAGCGAGATGTACGAGCAGCAGAAGGCTGCGTACGAACGGTCGCTAGCAATCATCTCCGCGGGTTCCAGTGTGATTCCGGGTTATGGACAGTTTCTGTCCCCAGGCGTTGACGTGTTCGGCGCCACTATGCAGGATGCAATACTCGGGAAAGAGCCGACGAGCGTCGACTACACGATTACTCCCCTCAGCCAGGGAGAGTCTGCACGCTTTGCCCTAAATGCGCTCTTGGCCGCCGACGTGCCGTTGCAATCTGATGGAACCGATCTGAATGCCAACTACTTTGAACAGGTTGGCCCCGATGAAAGGCCTCTCATCCGAGACCTGAGCGATCTTGCGCGCGACAGCATTGGGCCGAACAAGGCGGAAGCGGTTCTGACAGACGTCTTGCAGAACACCGTCACTGAGCAGGGCGACCCAACGATTGCCATGAAGGACAAGTACGGAGACACCGTGGCGAATCCGAACCCCACACCGCCGAAAGCACCCGGCCAGTGAAGGCAACGAGGGCTATCGCCCTGAGTTTCGCCCTGATCGGCCTTGTCGCTTGTGCCGAAAGTGACGTTACGCCGCCGCAAGACGGTCACTGGTCGGGCGTCCTGGCCGACGTGCGGGTGCAGTGGAGTGCCGCGGAGGGCATCGATCTCACGACAGGCCCCGCCGTAGCCGTTCGCGCGTACCTCGAGTCGTACAACCTCGTCCAGTTGAGCGGGTCCTTCGCGAAGGCGTACGACGGGTTCGAGTCTGCTGTGCCCGAGAACGAGCCACCGGATGACGTCGCCAATCCCGCTGCCTTTGACCGTCGTCCGACTACCGACGTACCGGTGTCTGCTCCCCTGAGCGGCAACATCAAGTTCCGTGTCCAATCCGAGTCCGTAGCACCGGACACGGCGAACGTCGTCGTGTGCAGTTTCACCTACGGACTCGGCGAGAAACAGGGAGACGGCCAGTACGAGAGCGTAGCCACCGGCGGTCCCCTTGACTCACGCGGCATTGCGGGCATCCGACTCGATCTCGAACCACCCGCTGATGCCCCACCGATCGAACAACCCCAGGCCGGGGCCGCTCTGAGCCCGGCATCGAATGTCTTCGGCGGGTGGAAGATTGTCGGCCGTCTCGACTCCAA is from Mycolicibacterium grossiae and encodes:
- a CDS encoding DUF2304 domain-containing protein codes for the protein MNWIQVLLIVAIVTLLMYLLRSRRSAQARAWVKVGYVLFVIAAVYAIVRPDDTTVLANWLGVDRGSDLLGYALIIAFLFTTISTYMRFKDLELKYAQLARAVALESARTPED
- a CDS encoding TPR repeat region-containing protein, which produces MGALDGFYSTWSQARQTYGEGPPASGERFDASSTLNQLKSDMDAAKPEGRWSGKASEAYGTANAQHQQVIGRIGELDQKLAAQVNNAAALVSNGRTQLDELRTWVTSAAASTTNDQAGRTVQMQIAKQGLARLTEIMTGTHGEMQTVKGNITTIQAGYDELKQDMRFAKEDKGDADPLKEDEEKPPEMHALPPEEQARRDVEDALAGDQGAAGRVEETLSSIKPGQDLSPQQDAYLSQMQSQQKGMSVDELTTAEQRLGDHKNVIADSWQLMSNDDVKFSGSDGKPGSAAMLPDSVQKALNDAGSTVPISQQFEKLKYGDDLQAISQIVQDGNPELQTGTELDRKLIVASDAVMDTQDNARPAMGMQETAQSLFQAVDDDHQIINDHLMGRNGVDVNDFLHDVNTTEWTDDGRSAGHLFSWTNEESSGPEAWIASETAEKYANYIGSHKDDLMGMNGQTLGEVNPELVRGYAHGLTPYIPDMAGLSTANTTDAFDNLDVDNPIDQPLTKGVFSVLSTDGDSFNEFHSAADAQVIAASHAWAEDVKNGIPVDNNDARMLDAQTLRGLTAVGTHEAAEALGRNASEMYEQQKAAYERSLAIISAGSSVIPGYGQFLSPGVDVFGATMQDAILGKEPTSVDYTITPLSQGESARFALNALLAADVPLQSDGTDLNANYFEQVGPDERPLIRDLSDLARDSIGPNKAEAVLTDVLQNTVTEQGDPTIAMKDKYGDTVANPNPTPPKAPGQ
- a CDS encoding glycosyltransferase family 2 protein translates to MWIVVPAYTEATVIADVVADIRAVFPNVVCVDDGSPDDTGDRALAAGAHVVRHPVNLGQGAAIQTGVEYARSRPGAAVFATFDADGQHRVKDVVRMIDRLTTEDLDIVVGTRFGGQVSQRMPPLRRLLFPLIAKLSPASRRLRLTDAHNGLRVFNRTVADGLNLTMNGMSHASEFIAVIVENGWRVAEEPVEILYTDYSMSKGQPLVNGVNIVFDGLMRRRMRR
- a CDS encoding NAD-dependent epimerase/dehydratase family protein, encoding MRTLVTGAAGFIGSTLVDRLLADGHSVVGVDDLSSGRSTNITSAEQSDAFEFAKADIVDADLVALLADVRPEVVFHLAAQISVKLSVDDPAFDSSVNVVGTVRLAEAARKAGVRKVVHTSSGGSIYGKNPPGYPTSEEMPVDPSSPYAASKVCGEVYLEMFRNLYGLDCSHIAPANVYGPRQDPHGEAGVVAIFAQALLAGRPTKIFGDGTDTRDYVFVDDVVDAFVRAGGEAGSGQRFNVGTGVETSTREMHTAIAAAAGTPDEPEMHPPRLGDLKRSQLDISRARDVLGWTPKVELAEGVARTVDFFRTA